In Pseudothermotoga hypogea DSM 11164 = NBRC 106472, the following are encoded in one genomic region:
- a CDS encoding sensor domain-containing diguanylate cyclase translates to MKKTLLLIVPATLLTYFLRPFSLTTLDLAFLLYSIAVFSIRRSDRTASLGLFVALPHALFGSESLVPLIVALGASMRMDKTAFRKRLSEFLKYYCVYALTVVFFVRATDPVWKSLLLSFLPFSLMFSIQFNKCKWFFVEDAVFVSCLACLHIIGQYAQSWWILIAFALNFVVYRWLLHYKMKTKELSNFESNYRDFRKKLAKLVEMVDSTSQSSSIYESLNKLAEAISDLTGFKHVLINVLNRDLGVIQRVAYHGMSEEEFTRLRQNPPPIEYVLRFTQERFRISNSFFIPEGAIELPAEYVAILLNGPMEDEPEAWRPNDMLIVPIRSPMNEMVGYISVDAPQSGKRPRLEDIQIIELVADQVYKLLERSQLYHDIVTRVSYDPHTLLLTHSAFLGVLEAEIERGNRFAVVILDVDDLSSINARFGHEAGDQLLEKISDILRNRTRKTDVAARFGGEEFALLLRNVTKSKAIEITDRLLEEVRRIEFNVRVSLSAGIAMFPEHGRTTQELIKIATQALQIAKMSGKDRLMIL, encoded by the coding sequence TTGAAAAAAACGCTCCTTCTAATTGTTCCAGCGACGTTGCTCACTTACTTTTTGAGGCCCTTCAGTTTAACGACTCTGGACCTCGCTTTTCTTCTGTACAGCATCGCTGTCTTCAGCATAAGGAGATCTGACAGGACCGCTTCACTCGGCTTGTTCGTTGCTTTGCCACACGCCTTGTTTGGATCTGAAAGTTTGGTTCCCCTGATCGTTGCACTCGGTGCATCGATGCGAATGGATAAAACCGCCTTCAGAAAGAGGTTGAGCGAGTTTCTCAAATATTACTGCGTTTACGCGTTGACTGTCGTGTTCTTCGTTCGGGCAACGGATCCCGTGTGGAAATCGCTTTTGTTAAGCTTTCTTCCTTTCTCACTGATGTTCTCGATTCAATTCAACAAGTGCAAGTGGTTCTTCGTGGAAGACGCAGTCTTTGTCTCGTGTTTGGCATGCCTCCACATCATCGGTCAATATGCACAAAGTTGGTGGATCTTGATCGCCTTCGCACTGAACTTCGTCGTCTACAGGTGGTTGCTCCACTACAAGATGAAGACTAAAGAACTCTCAAACTTCGAATCCAATTACAGAGATTTCAGGAAGAAACTCGCAAAACTGGTGGAAATGGTAGACAGCACATCACAGAGTTCTTCCATCTATGAGAGTTTGAACAAGCTCGCCGAAGCGATCAGCGACTTGACGGGTTTCAAGCACGTGCTGATCAACGTTTTGAACAGGGACCTTGGCGTGATCCAGCGCGTGGCGTATCATGGTATGAGCGAGGAGGAGTTCACAAGACTGAGACAGAATCCTCCACCGATCGAATACGTGCTACGGTTCACCCAAGAACGTTTCAGAATAAGCAACTCGTTTTTTATACCCGAAGGTGCGATCGAATTGCCCGCAGAATACGTCGCGATTCTGTTGAATGGACCAATGGAGGACGAGCCCGAGGCGTGGCGACCGAACGATATGCTGATCGTTCCCATACGCAGCCCGATGAACGAAATGGTGGGTTACATCTCGGTGGATGCGCCACAGAGCGGGAAAAGACCCAGGCTGGAAGACATACAGATCATCGAGTTAGTGGCCGATCAAGTGTATAAGCTTTTGGAACGATCACAGCTGTACCACGATATCGTCACGAGAGTTTCTTACGATCCGCACACGCTCTTGTTGACACACTCAGCCTTTCTTGGTGTGCTGGAAGCTGAAATTGAAAGGGGGAATCGCTTCGCGGTCGTGATACTCGACGTGGACGATCTCTCAAGCATAAACGCGCGTTTCGGGCACGAAGCTGGCGATCAACTGCTGGAAAAGATCTCCGACATCCTTCGCAACAGAACGAGAAAGACCGACGTTGCGGCGAGGTTTGGGGGAGAAGAGTTCGCGTTGCTCTTGAGGAACGTCACCAAGTCCAAGGCCATAGAGATCACCGACAGGTTGCTCGAGGAAGTGCGCAGGATCGAGTTCAACGTGAGAGTATCTTTGAGCGCCGGTATCGCAATGTTCCCCGAGCACGGGCGAACCACGCAAGAACTCATCAAGATTGCGACTCAGGCGCTCCAAATTGCCAAGATGTCGGGGAAAGACAGGCTCATGATCCTTTAG
- a CDS encoding Gfo/Idh/MocA family protein — MKLRMALVGCGRISSKHVEAIEKNSRMLEPVAVCDIIEERAQKTADVIEKKLGRRPEVFTSYVDVLRRTDVDFVSIATPSGLHYEMTMQALEFGKHVLVEKPLALDTRHLKEIVETSKRKKLKVGVCHQNRFNPPIQELRKKIEDGSFGRLFHGTVSVRWNRNESYYKQDAWRGTWEHDGGVLMNQSIHGIDLLQWMLGEKPKRVLGLIKNMNHPYIPVEDLGIGIVEFESGCVGIIETTSNVFDRNLEEVLTIFGERGTVKVGGLAVNKILVWRFPNEEAHPFMNLPDPETVYGHGHVPLYEDFCRAILEDRKPYIDAQSASKAVEIVLAIYRSSLEKKWVEFPFEFSTLDMKEWKS, encoded by the coding sequence GTGAAGCTGAGAATGGCTCTGGTAGGTTGTGGTAGAATTTCTTCCAAACATGTCGAGGCGATCGAGAAAAATTCTCGTATGCTCGAGCCAGTGGCGGTGTGTGACATTATCGAAGAGAGGGCACAAAAGACTGCGGACGTCATCGAAAAGAAGCTTGGCAGGCGGCCAGAGGTTTTTACCTCGTACGTCGATGTTTTGCGTCGGACTGACGTAGACTTCGTCTCCATAGCCACACCGAGCGGTCTTCATTATGAGATGACGATGCAAGCACTGGAGTTCGGCAAACATGTCTTGGTCGAAAAACCTCTCGCGCTCGATACAAGGCATTTGAAGGAGATCGTCGAAACCTCGAAGCGCAAAAAGTTGAAAGTTGGAGTGTGCCACCAGAACAGGTTCAACCCCCCGATTCAAGAGCTTCGTAAGAAGATAGAAGACGGCTCTTTTGGAAGGTTGTTCCATGGCACCGTTTCGGTGCGCTGGAACAGGAACGAGAGCTACTACAAGCAGGACGCTTGGCGTGGAACGTGGGAACACGACGGTGGTGTGCTCATGAACCAGTCGATCCACGGAATAGATCTGTTGCAGTGGATGCTCGGTGAAAAACCGAAACGCGTACTGGGATTGATCAAGAATATGAATCATCCTTACATTCCGGTGGAGGATCTTGGGATCGGGATAGTGGAATTCGAATCGGGTTGCGTTGGTATCATAGAGACAACTTCGAACGTTTTCGACAGAAACCTGGAAGAGGTGCTCACGATTTTCGGTGAGAGGGGAACGGTAAAAGTCGGAGGGCTTGCCGTGAACAAGATTTTGGTGTGGCGTTTTCCAAATGAAGAAGCTCATCCTTTTATGAACTTGCCAGATCCAGAAACTGTGTACGGGCACGGTCACGTTCCACTTTACGAAGATTTTTGTCGTGCAATTTTGGAAGACAGAAAACCGTACATAGATGCACAATCGGCCTCAAAAGCAGTCGAGATCGTTCTGGCAATATACAGATCCTCTCTGGAGAAGAAGTGGGTGGAGTTTCCGTTCGAGTTCTCGACCCTGGACATGAAGGAGTGGAAGAGTTGA